One window from the genome of Leishmania panamensis strain MHOM/PA/94/PSC-1 chromosome 13 sequence encodes:
- a CDS encoding ubiquitin-conjugating enzyme-like protein (TriTrypDB/GeneDB-style sysID: LpmP.13.1450) — translation MVEVPRNFRLLEELEAGEKATGSNQNVSVGLRDTEDIYFHYWNGTIVGPPSSTFEYRILSLEIYCDENYPKVPPHIRFLSKVNLPCVDPDGTVNRNKFHTFKSWDRRTTMEMCLSELRKEMAQPQNRKLTQPPEGSMY, via the coding sequence ATGGTCGAGGTGCCGCGTAACTTTcgcctgctggaggagctaGAGGCCGGCGAGAAGGCCACAGGAAGTAACCAAAACGTCTCCGTGGGTCTGCGTGACACGGAGGACATCTACTTCCACTACTGGAACGGCACTATCGTAGGCCCCCCTAGCAGCACCTTTGAGTATCGCATCCTGTCGCTGGAGATTTACTGCGATGAGAACTATCCAAAGGTACCGCCGCACATTCGCTTCCTCAGTAAGGTGAACCTGCCCTGCGTCGACCCCGATGGTACGGTGAACCGCAACAAGTTCCACACCTTCAAGAGCTGGGACCGCCGAACGACGATGGAAATGTGCCTGTCGGAGCTGCGGAAGGAGAtggcgcagccgcagaacCGCAAGCTCACGCAGCCACCGGAGGGGTCTATGTACTGA